One window of the Lytechinus pictus isolate F3 Inbred chromosome 5, Lp3.0, whole genome shotgun sequence genome contains the following:
- the LOC129262234 gene encoding trichohyalin-like — translation MSSGMEDDTQLSEIMAAYDIPDPGDLSLPASSPGPLERIVPASPNSSSTGRPVLDYVMSNVEPKASTVLQSLASMASPAFIEQPTGIRKGSHVKQHHQLTGASSFTTLGQQSRRHCVDTKGPSSSASSPSTLMLSSLPSSSQFLGPASSGLSSKAIKEDDPMSLSYSTKTFMDFRHQHEAAIEFDQIQEHSQPMLIYSKEDWPSPDPDLQNTNDTGIAFQHLDTPDIAPSGSLGSSHISSKGPVREARKSRSRGSRVVSTKTKGARSEGKKQKDPILQNLSFRPFSSIMTPEHKSLIAKGLSDSEKIDLLAELHELLKTKNRDSKRRRRAHLSYEKLEEERRKNRERKRRSRQDPFIEFRHIMTEEQRKQLLQPDLDPARRETIMTELMAVKKWINREQKRTRRAHMTQEQRAEERRKSREYKRRARNNPLLMFKSVITERHWELLHQDLNQEEREKLVEELIELKKTKQKEDKVKRRARYLSEQEEREGNCSSEKQQQETQSACEQSSVGISNTDVNERIQPKQHQELPISDSTAGVTEEAGFPVRDDPQVGGLINPLPDPGFTASSTEGSTNCDILLDESIERLEQEGNYSKPELEKIKNKIRQRKRRANQTAEEREEERRKNRERSRMRRKKLAEIEKVVARDRSQFKKPPSSKPSLVGHQGGSGYDPWKAVNIKTEADSPQRNLTEMPNVSCSSSNQTLEFGPCSDLPAEPAVPWLTKHLMDRIRIRNRECTKKARANMTKEQRERERERNRERQRLRRLMQTPEERLAYTEKQRNLRRFQRQDPAYREKERERQRMRKKKLRESPFYRVHEHNLLHLRKSRKRGSQMLMPHRDNEEDMRTEDRHKQEFNSSSSEDISPEEYDEMEEELDKSDGKPDGEGWLEDDSSNDEKGEEEDESDSDYEILYGNSSVKDTEQATGLDRETRRGKEDLRLKISTSISGMHKIVPLNKE, via the exons ATTAGAAAGGGTTCTCATGTCAAACAGCATCACCAGCTTACTGGCGCAAGTTCTTTCACAACCTTGGGTCAACAATCGAGAAGACACTGTGTAGATACCAAAGGGCCATCATCTTCAGCATCATCACCGTCAACACTGATGTtgtcatcactaccatcatcatctcaaTTCCTTGGGCCGGCTTCCTCTGGACTTTCTTCCAAGGCTATCAAGGAAGATGATCCAATGTCATTGTCATATAGCACAAAGACTTTCATGGATTTCCGCCATCAGCATGAAGCAGCCATCGAGTTTGATCAGATTCAGGAACACTCTCAACCAATGCTCATCTACTCAAAAGAAG ACTGGCCCTCGCCAGACCCTGATTTGCAAAATACCAATGACACAG GAATAGCTTTCCAGCACCTAGACACCCCCGATATTGCTCCTTCAGGTTCTCTGGGAAGCTCACATATATCATCCAAAG GCCCTGTACGTGAGGCAAGAAAGTCAAGATCAAGAGGTTCAAGGGTTGTATCTACAAAAACAAAAGGTGCCCGATCTGAGGGGAAAAAGCAAAAGGATCCTATACTTCAAAATCTTTCGTTCAGACCTTTCTCTTCCATCATGACTCCTGAACACAAAAGCTTGATTGCAAAAGGTTTGTCAGACTCGGAGAAGATAGATCTGTTGGCAGAACTGCATGAGTTGCTCAAAACTAAGAACCGTGATTCTAAGAGACGTAGGAGAGCACATTTGAGCTATGAGAAGTTGGAGGAAGAGAGACGCAAGAATCGGGAGAGAAAACGTAGATCAAGACAGGATCCTTTCATTGAGTTCCGTCATATCATGACTGAGGAGCAGAGGAAGCAATTGCTGCAGCCTGACCTTGATCCTGCCCGGAGAGAGACCATCATGACAGAGTTGATGGCCGTCAAGAAATGGATTAATAGAGAACAAAAACGAACAAGAAGAGCTCATATGACCCAAGAGCAGAGAGCTGAGGAGAGAAGGAAAAGCAGAGAATATAAGCGAAGAGCTCGAAACAATCCTTTGCTGATGTTTAAGTCGGTAATAACAGAAAGACACTGGGAGCTGTTGCATCAAGATTTGAATCAGGAGGAGAGAGAAAAGTTGGTGGAGGAGCTCATTGAGCTGaagaaaacaaagcaaaaaGAAGATAAGGTAAAGAGGAGAGCTAGGTATTTATCTGAGCAAGAGGAGAGAGAAGGGAACTGCAGTAGTGAGAAGCAACAACAGGAAACTCAAAGTGCGTGTGAGCAAAGTTCTGTTGGTATATCAAATACTGATGTGAATGAAAGGATACAACCTAAGCAGCATCAAGAACTTCCAATCAGTGACAGTACTGCAGGAGTGACTGAGGAAGCAGGATTTCCTGTGAGGGATGATCCTCAAGTGGGAGGACTTATTAACCCATTGCCAGATCCTGGTTTTACAGCTAGCTCTACAGAGGGATCTACCAACTGTGACATACTACTAGATGAATCTATTGAGCGACTGGAACAAGAGGGCAATTACAGTAAGCCAGAACTAGAGAAGATTAAGAACAAAATCAGACAGCGTAAAAGAAGAGCAAACCAGACAgcagaggagagagaggaagaaagaaggaaaaaccgTGAGAGGAGCAGAATGAGAAGGAAGAAGCTTGCTGAGATTGAAAAGGTTGTTGCCAGAGATAGGTCTCAGTTTAAGAAGCCACCATCTAGCAAACCAAGTCTTGTGGGCCATCAGGGAGGTAGTGGGTATGATCCTTGGAAGGCTGTAAATATTAAGACTGAAGCAGACTCTCCGCAAAGAAATTTAACTGAAATGCCAAATGTTTCCTGTTCCTCTAGTAATCAAACCTTGGAATTTGGTCCTTGTTCTGATTTACCCGCAGAACCAGCTGTACCTTGGTTGACTAAACATCTCATGGATAGGATAAGGATACGAAATAGAGAATGCACTAAGAAGGCAAGAGCCAATATGACGAAAGAACAAAGGGAACGCGAGAGAGAACGCAACCGGGAGCGTCAGCGATTGCGCCGCCTCATGCAGACCCCTGAGGAGAGGTTGGCATACACTGAGAAACAGAGAAATTTACGTCGATTTCAGAGGCAAGACCCTGCGTATAGAGAGAAGGAGCGGGAGAGACAGAGGATGAGGAAAAAGAAACTACGAGAGTCACCGTTTTACAGAGTTCATGAACATAATCTCTTACACCTGCGTAAATCGAGGAAGAGGGGTTCTCAAATGCTAATGCCACATAGAGACAATGAGGAAGATATGAGAACTGAGGATCGTCATAAGCAGGAATTTAATAGTTCTTCTTCAGAAGATATTTCTCCAGAGGAATATGATGAAATGGAAGAAGAACTCGACAAGAGTGATGGCAAACCTGATGGGGAAGGATGGCTGGAAGATGATTCGTCAAATGATGAGAAGGGTGAAGAAGAGGATGAAAGTGACAGTgattatgaaatattgtatggaaATTCATCAGTGAAAGACACCGAACAAGCCACAGGGTTGGACAGAGAAACAAGGAGAGGTAAAGAAGATTTGAGATTGAAGATATCCACAAGTATTTCTGGCATGCATAAGATTGTACCTTTAAATAAAGAGTAA